One window of the Colletotrichum destructivum chromosome 4, complete sequence genome contains the following:
- a CDS encoding Putative Zinc finger C2H2-type, giving the protein MPPPMQTEAGAVPSFKGLENPSIPRQRTLDMFLNRSGTGLPLPPLPPVPQKRTSTAQPAPRSSFAVVLNPSPRKGSEATPAKTVEDDADDLITPDLSPRFRRLAAQAAMDVSLAKPVLPDAAAIEPDAAPHGATLPPPPRKRGRPKGFRPNLTGQKNSQREAPSPRPRKLRPDRPKTGAMYAGKRRGRPPKAPSPQPRAIYEGLNPHFNVFICEWKGCQAELHNFATLQKHVLVVHVRKAPFGCNWAKCAEQQTPQAFSTPTHLKSHLQDLHLLPIAWQVGDGPQVSFKRYAPDDGAELPDYLFDKVGHQITPSIRDQKEEDFYTWRNNRRRLKDLLLLRDQNMPSEEEDNETELRVSEAVDH; this is encoded by the coding sequence ATGCCCCCGCCTATGCAAACGGAGGCCGGGGCGGTACCATCGTTCAAGGGCTTAGAGAACCCGTCTATACCACGCCAACGTACCCTGGATATGTTTCTGAATCGGTCTGGCACTGGGCTACCACTGCCTCCGCTCCCGCCAGTTCCTCAGAAGAGGACATCGACAGCCCAGCCGGCCCCACGATCATCGTTCGCCGTGGTTCTCAATCCAAGCCCAAGAAAGGGCTCAGAGGCGACTCCCGCAAAGACAGTagaggacgacgccgatgacTTGATCACGCCGGACCTGTCTCCCCGATTCAGAAGATTGGCGGCTCAAGCGGCAATGGATGTGAGCCTCGCCAAGCCGGTCTTGCCAGATGCCGCGGCTATCGAACCCGATGCAGCTCCTCACGGGGCAacgcttccgccgccgcctcggaaACGTGGCCGGCCAAAGGGCTTCCGTCCAAATCTCACGGGGCAAAAAAATTCACAGCGCGAggccccgtcgccgagaccgagaaAGCTGCGGCCGGACAGGCCCAAGACCGGCGCCATGTACGCTGGGAAAAGACGAGGACGGCCACCAAAGGCACCATCGCCACAGCCAAGAGCCATCTACGAGGGACTGAACCCACATTTCAACGTCTTCATCTGCGAGTGGAAGGGATGCCAGGCCGAGTTGCACAATTTTGCGACGCTGCAAAAGCATGTCCTCGTGGTCCATGTGAGAAAGGCACCATTTGGGTGTAACTGGGCTAAATGTGCCGAGCAGCAGACGCCTCAAGCATTCTCCACACCGACACACCTCAAATCTCACTTGCAGGATTTACATTTGCTTCCAATCGCCTGGCAGGTAGGGGACGGGCCGCAAGTGTCGTTCAAACGATATGCTCCCGACGATGGGGCCGAACTCCCGGACTACCTCTTTGACAAAGTGGGCCACCAGATCACACCGTCTATCCGGGATCAGAAGGAGGAAGATTTCTACACGTGGCGCAACAACAGGCGAAGGCTCAAGGACCTTTTGCTCCTGCGAGATCAGAATATGCCAAGCGAAGAGGAAGACAACGAAACGGAGCTGAGGGTGAGCGAGGCAGTTGACCATTGA
- a CDS encoding Putative serine/threonine-protein kinase, active: protein MGRCQGLSTFLPTQPSPPPRVRSAAALRISLPTLLSASPTSSAPLCFSRNCPVSHGIGRLIAHPRDFEMPASRTHQNGAAQFNQKLKNLFRINLNSGADRDREKSSAAHLQSSTDASPARPEARSKFGSSFFKGTVGRLRTNTTASEGNPLDEALSPTAHANPYFVHQGQPGLRHHNNESVPPSPPDTPNFKIQGPDGGPEQQTTSAGREELARKLRRVASAPNAQGLFSKGKGSAERPATAELSKDPLVLDKDSGTLEMVDPSKVNGSAGHGLGVPDKDVLGNLPPPNRNSLAFRRTYSSNSIKVRDVEVGPQSFDKIKLIGKGDVGKVYLVREKKSSRLYAMKVLSKKEMIKRNKIKRALAEQEILATSNHPFIVTLYHSFQSEDYLYLCMEYCSGGEFFRALQTRPGKCIPEEDARFYAAEVTAALEYLHLMGFIYRDLKPENILLHQSGHIMLSDFDLSKQSDPGGKPTMIVGKTGTSTTSLHIDTRSCIANFRTNSFVGTEEYIAPEVIKGSGHTSAVDWWTLGILIYEMLYGTTPFKGKNRNATFANILREDIPFPDHAGAPQLSNLCKSLIRKLLIKDENRRLGAKAGASDIKAHPFFKTTQWALIRHMKPPIVPVTGRGIDTVNFRNVKESESIDLSGSHPMQASLKGVPLDSGLATPGGEVAVDPFEEFNSVTLHHDGDDDHHHSQQNGQYQHHS, encoded by the exons ATGGGAAGGTGTCAAGGCC TCTCAACGTTCCTCCCAACTCAACCTTCACCTCCACCTCGCGTCCGATCTGCTGCCGCTCTCCGCATCTCCCTTCCAACGCTGCTCTCTGCCTCTCCGACATCATCGGCCCCCCTTTGCTTCTCCCGCAATTGTCCAGTCAGCCATGGCATCGGTCGCTTGATAGCGCACCCCCGAGATTTCGAAATGCCTGCCAGCCGAACCCACCAGAATGGCGCCGCCCAGTTCAACCAGAAACTGAAGAACCTCTTCCGCATCAACCTCAACAGCGGCGCCGACCGAGACCGGGAGAagtcctccgccgcccacctCCAATCCTCCACAGATGCATCTCCCGCCCGTCCAGAGGCCCGGAGCAAGTTCGGCAGCAGCTTCTTCAAAGGCACTGTTGGCCGATTGAGGACAAACACCACCGCCAGCGAAGGCAAtcccctcgacgaggctctCAGTCCGACCGCGCACGCGAACCCGTACTTTGTTCACCAGGGCCAGCCGGGCCTCCGCCACCACAATAACGAATCCGTGCCCCCCAGTCCTCCAGATACCCCCAACTTCAAGATTCAAGGTCCTGATGGCGGCCCGGAACAGCAGACCACGAGCGCCGGCAGGGAGGAATTGGCTCGGAAACTTAGGAGGGTTGCCAGCGCCCCCAATGCTCAGGGCCTGTTCTCCAAGGGAAAGGGCAGCGCCGAGCGTCCGGCCACCGCCGAGCTGAGCAAGGACCCGCTGGTGCTCGACAAGGACTCGGGCACTCTCGAGATGGTCGATCCGTCCAAGGTTAACGGTTCTGCCGGACATGGTCTTGGCGTCCCTGACAAGGACGTTCTCGGCAACCTGCCGCCCCCGAATCGCAACAGCCTCGCCTTCAGGAGGACATACAGCTCCAACTCGATCAAGGTtcgcgacgtcgaggtcggcccCCAGAGTTTCGACAAGATCAAGTTGATTGGTAAGGGAGACGTTGGCAAGGTCTATCTGGTccgcgagaagaagagcagccGGCTCTACGCTATGAAAG TGTTGAGCAAGAAGGAAATGATAAAGCGGAACAAGATCAAACGTGCACTCGCCGAGCAAGAAATTCTGGCCACGAGTAACCATCCTTTCATCGTTACGCTTTACCACTCGTTCCAATCTGAGGACTACCTGTACTTGTGCATGGAATATTGCAGTGGTGGAGAGTTCTTCCGGGCGCTGCAGACTCGCCCTGGCAAGTGCATCCCCGAGGAGGATGCGCGGTtctacgccgccgaggtcacTGCGGCCTTGGAATATCTGCATCTGATGGGTTTCATCTATCGCGACTTGAAGCCAGAGA ACATCCTGCTCCACCAGTCGGGCCACATTATGCTTTCGGACTTTGACTTGTCTAAGCAATCCGACCCTGGTGGAAAGCCCACCATGATTGTCGGCAAGACGGGTACCAGCACCACGTCATTGCACATCGACACCCGATCATGTATCGCCAACTTCCGCACCAATTCATTCGTCGGCACAGAAGAGTACATCGCACCGGAGGTCATTAAGGGTAGCGGCCACACTAGTGCGGTGGACTGGTGGACCCTGGGTATCTTGATTTACGAGATGCTCTACGGCACTACCCCCTTCAAGGGCAAGAACCGGAACGCGACCTTTGCAAACATCCTGAGAGAAGACATTCCCTTTCCCGACCATGCGGGGGCACCGCAATTATCCAA TCTTTGCAAGTCCCTGATTCGCAAGCTTCTCATCAAGGACGAGAACCGGAGATTAggcgccaaggccggcgccTCGGACATCAAAGCGCACCCCTTCTTCAAGACGACCCAATGGGCCTTGATTCGTCACATGAAGCCGCCCATTGTTCCCGTCACAGGGCGTGGCATCGATACTGTCAATTTCCGCAACGTCAAGGAAAGCGAAAGCATAGATCTCAGCGGCTCCCACCCGATGCAAGCCAGCCTTAAGGGAGTTCCCCTGGATAGCGGCCTGGCTACTCCTGGCGGCGAGGTTGCTGTGGACCCCTTTGAGGAATTCAACAGCGTTACCTTGCAccatgatggcgacgacgaccatcaCCACTCGCAGCAGAACGGCCAATATCAACACCACTCATGA
- a CDS encoding Putative PPM-type phosphatase-like domain, protein phosphatase 2C family: protein MHRAAVRALRTTYRCTARSFARNTRRGLFEHNLSTTPSSFATRHGLRYSSSSSSSSSSTNQPHHKPEHAVQPLKSSMYIRRFSVALVSTLVGYGAWYSYNGPSIDKSQSLTRTFTTGATAGGDAAPTRAVLVVGADQLHTGTFVGEGPISKTTSDDGRKVIEMLTPEQATQKLRKTEQSFLVNRGQGVLRYDLVQLPSNDPIEDDHAEKIVEVPNKAAGVTGNSSDWMFWGVFDGHAGWTTSAKLRQTLIASVAKELNNTYQSSADLSPAADAIDAAIKSGFTRLDDEIVNQSVERVLKAGSKTMAAELLAPALSGSCALLSFYDSRSKLLRVACTGDSRAVLGRRSASGKWTATALSVDQTGGNPDEAARLRKLHPGEDRVVHNGRVLGGLEPTRAFGDASYKWSREITNRLRESFFARSASPLLKTPPYVTAEPVVTTTKIEPENGDFVVMATDGLWEMLTNEEVVGLVGKWIESQASGSSQFDSTWSKLFGSKQSTLPVEQASDKSIDGQKTPIRLQQWGISPDAPERFVVKDKNVATHLVRNALGGKNEEQVSALLTLPSPFSRRYRDDLTVQVIFFGNGEKTGEVNLNEEATAASKQQPAKAKL, encoded by the exons ATGCATCGCGCAGCAGTAAGGGCTTTGCGGACAACCTACCGATGTACGGCTCGTAGCTTCGCACGCAACACCCGACGGGGCCTCTTCGAACATAACCTCTCCACCACCCCCTCGTCCTTCGCGACCCGCCACGGCCTGCGATactcatcttcctcctcttcctcctcctcctctacGAACCAGCCTCACCACAAACCCGAGCATGCTGTCCAGCCGCTAAAGTCCTCCATGTACATCCGCCGCTTCTCCGTCGCCCTTGTGTCCACACTCGTCGGCTACGGCGCCTGGTACTCGTATAACGGCCCCAGTATCGACAagtcccagagcttgacgagGACCTTCACCACTGGCGCaaccgccggcggcgatgctgcCCCGACCCGCGCTGTTCTCGTTGTAGGCGCTGATCAGCTGCACACTGGAACCTTTGTCGGAGAGGGTCCCATCTCCAAAACCaccagcgacgacggccgcaaGGTCATAGAGATGTTGACCCCCGAGCAGGCTACTCAGAAGCTGCGCAAGACGGAGCAGTCCTTCCTCGTCAACAGAGGCCAGGGTGTTCTGCGCTACGATCTTGTCCAGCTTCCTAGCAACGACCCTATCGAGGATGACCATGCCGAGAAAATTGTCGAGGTGCCtaacaaggccgccggcgttACGGGCAACAGCAGCGACTGGATGTTCTGGGGTGTATTTGACGGCCATGC TGGCTGGACCACCTCGGCGAAGCTGCGCCAGACTCTGATCGCCTCTGTTGCCAAGGAGCTCAACAACACCTACCAATCTTCCGCTGACCTGTCGCCGGCAGCTGATGCCATTGATGCTGCCATCAAGTCCGGCTTCACTCGTCTCGACGATGAGATTGTCAATCAGAGCGTCGAGAGGGTCCTCAAGGCCGGCTCCAAGACCATGGCCGCGGAGCTTCTTGCCCCTGCTCTGTCCGGCTCCTGCGCCCTCCTGTCCTTCTACGACAGCAGATCGAAGCTTCTGCGGGTTGCTTGCACTGGCGACTCGCGCGCTGTCCTCGGTCGTCGATCCGCGTCGGGCAAATGGACCGCTACCGCTCTGTCGGTAGACCAGACGGGCGGTAACCCAGACGAGGCCGCCCGCTTGCGCAAGCTCCACCCTGGTGAGGACCGAGTCGTGCACAACGGCCGAGTCCTTGGCGGTTTGGAACCAACCCGCGCCTTCGGCGACGCGAGCTACAAGTGGAGCCGTGAGATCACCAACAGACTCCGGGAATCCTTCTTTGCCCGCTCCGCCTCTCCCCTTCTCAAGACGCCCCCGTACGTCACGGCCGAGCCCGTCGTTACGACGACCAAGATCGAGCCCGAGAACGGAGACTTTGTGGTCATGGCCACCGATGGCTTATGGGAGATGTTGACCAACGAGGAGGTCGTTGGTCTTGTCGGCAAGTGGATCGAGAGCCAGGCCAGCGGCTCCTCGCAGTTCGACTCGACCTGGTCTAAGCTCTTCGGATCTAAGCAGTCCACCTTACCCGTCGAGCAGGCGAGCGACAAGAGCATCGACGGCCAAAAGACGCCCATTCGTCTGCAGCAGTGGGGCATCTCACCCGACGCTCCGGAGCGgttcgtcgtcaaggacaagaatGTGGCTACGCATCTAGTCCGCAACGCCCTCGGTGGCAAGAACGAGGAGCAAGTCTCCGCTCTGCTGACTCTGCCGTCCCCATTCTCCAGACGCTACAG GGATGACTTGACCGTGCAGGTCATCTTTTTTGGGAATGGCGAAAAGACGGGCGAGGTTAACCTCAACGAGGAGGCAACGGCCGCGTCGAAGCAACAGCCCGCCAAGGCGAAGCTGTAG
- a CDS encoding Putative ubiquitin-conjugating enzyme E2, poly(ADP-ribose) polymerase, catalytic — MTRAQFNRDLAHASQQTITHISGVTKGEDDGQVQFVFSDGALSSPVVIRLVTLNIDEYPHKSGFLAYTDADSIPTALSDLFDEIPSLSQSKSILNTLQLISSCSLASETNDNSDIEMTDVESEDEVDEYDYEDDIAFGLGSASRSPTPTNTPREQVKVTGRLIEDLRTAKQAGFKVALLTKVTKREDGCIFALSLPVAHLGLSEDTLEAWEVSSSDCIVLLCRYDSRYPCVETFKDLASGHAASMQFRFGKCASFRPTLTSALTAFSPKFNNAKGCSAEDVLVEETSQGSTFCSMPISNSINTLMNRQLATLLKIRLNHGVSWDSATEMLEKLTRDGHTRVFASGPSQSFHLANDTEAQVSTAAPELLNKDYVRHSPRATGPLPEAQLSTPLIAMQFSLRYFVKSTQYCLVCHRKTDPGFAALKPYVCSEPLCLFQYMALGLGPSIEHDIIARPYVVDLLVSFCAAALQASRIREWPQGLAIKVPLINIFPTPANNYGLLSVNGAFRSEQEPETRRVRPAISVLAQISAGQFNLHKTQDMALKPGDMIVLVKSATVADYGSKDDVHHCRIKSVESVRDGEGNDSGRVVKFDCTVSVTGNANELPDPHRPASRSTSSPTEESYYKPEVAFDDEKGEARLFLYEYDLDDLESYYQREALLVLVQTIPSIRTLRNYLLSHKGSTLADCQNVSRSALALLRWIVASNRSFIVQIDQPADLDVGGISGTNSRQRERFVGMADDWMQFRFAQGSPEKENRFKEELEYQGNHPHPTLFAWHGSQLGNWHSIIRTGLDFKDTLNGRAYGHGVYFARDFSVSQGYCRNGRSCWVGSELNLLAAISLCEIINRPVHFKSIEPYYVVDKVDWIQCRYLIVQRNHSAGSQPRDSVSTLETDYVSQDPDRQITGMGNIAGKVPVAALPRWRQISAPYGSSMSKSIGLADNKLDNEPDDLDLMIALRENGEIDEEDEKTAKDSDPNKTEFVPGALDYELLPQLPPPSWASDQGRKFVGAELSKLQKLQANTPFHQLGWYIDFENITNMFQWIVELHSFEKSLPLAQDMHRQGVSSVVVEIRFGRHFPMSPPFVRVIRPRFVPFSEGGGGHVTGGGAMCMELLTNSGWSPASSMESVLLQVHMAICSLDPFPARLIGNKKGDVNDYNIYEAIEAYKRSANAHGWEVPDDLEMTANAL; from the coding sequence ATGACTCGGGCCCAGTTCAACCGCGATTTGGCTCATGCTTCCCAACAGACCATCACGCACATCTCCGGGGTTACCAAAGGAGAGGATGACGGCCAAGTCCAATTTGTCTTCTCTGATGGTGCCCTGTCCTCGCCTGTTGTCATCCGTCTCGTCACTCTGAACATCGATGAATATCCGCACAAATCTGGTTTTCTGGCTTACACGGATGCCGACTCAATTCCCACTGCTCTTTCTGACCTTTTCGACGAAATCCCCAGCTTGAGTCAGAGTAAGTCCATCCTCAACACCTTGCAACTCATCTCAAGCTGTAGTCTAGCTTCGGAAACCAACGACAATTCTGACATCGAGATGACTGATGTTGAATCGGAGGATGAGGTTGATGAGTACGATTACGAGGACGACATAGCTTTTGGGCTTGGCTCCGCCTCCCGCTCCCCGACGCCCACCAATACCCCAAGAGAGCAGGTCAAAGTCACCGGCCGCTTGATTGAAGACCTTCGCACAGCCAAGCAAGCTGGCTTCAAGGTCGCCTTGCTGACCAAGGTCACGAAACGCGAGGACGGTTGCATATTtgctctctccctccccgtcGCCCATCTAGGTCTCAGTGAGGATACCCTCGAGGCTTGGGAGGTGAGCTCTTCGGATTGCATCGTTCTGCTATGCAGGTACGACTCAAGATATCCTTGTGTGGAGACCTTCAAAGACCTCGCATCCGGCCATGCAGCTTCTATGCAGTTTCGCTTCGGAAAATGCGCATCTTTCAGGCCCACTCTCACCTCTGCCTTGACTGCTTTCAGCCCAAAGTTCAACAATGCTAAAGGCTGCTCAGCAGAAGATGTCCTGGTAGAGGAAACGTCTCAAGGTTCAACATTCTGTTCGATGCCCATTTCGAACTCGATCAACACCCTCATGAACCGGCAACTCGCAACGCTGCTGAAGATTCGCCTGAATCATGGCGTGTCTTGGGACAGTGCCACGGAAATGCTGGAGAAGCTGACCAGAGATGGACATACGCGCGTTTTCGCATCGGGACCAAGCCAGTCATTCCATCTTGCTAACGACACGGAAGCCCAGGTTTCAACAGCAGCCCCCGAGCTTCTCAACAAGGACTACGTCAGACACAGCCCTCGCGCTACTGGTCCTCTGCCAGAAGCGCAGCTCAGCACTCCTCTGATTGCAATGCAGTTCTCCTTGCGGTACTTCGTCAAAAGCACCCAGTACTGCCTTGTCTGTCATCGGAAGACTGATCCTggcttcgccgccctcaaaCCCTACGTCTGCAGCGAGCCCCTTTGCCTCTTTCAGTACATGGCTTTGGGATTGGGCCCCAGCATTGAACACGACATCATTGCTCGCCCGTACGTCGTTGACCTTCTGGTCAGCTTTTGCGCCGCCGCTCTGCAGGCCTCTAGAATTCGCGAATGGCCGCAGGGCTTGGCTATCAAGGTGCCTCTCATCAACATCTTCCCAACCCCGGCGAACAACTACGGATTGTTGAGCGTCAATGGTGCCTTCCGGTCTGAGCAAGAACCAGAGACTCGGCGTGTCCGGCCTGCTATTTCTGTGTTGGCACAAATTTCGGCTGGACAGTTCAACCTGCACAAAACACAAGACATGGCGCTGAAGCCTGGAGACATGATTGTTCTGGTCAAATCTGCAACGGTGGCAGATTATGGGAGCAAAGACGACGTGCATCATTGCCGCATCAAGAGCGTGGAGTCTGTCCGTGATGGTGAGGGCAACGACAGCGGCAGAGTGGTCAAATTTGATTGCACCGTGTCAGTTACCGGAAATGCAAACGAACTCCCGGATCCTCACCGGCCTGCCTCAAGATCAACCTCATCGCCAACTGAAGAATCTTATTACAAGCCTGAGGTAGCGTTCGATGACGAAAAGGGCGAGGCTAGGTTATTCCTCTACGAAtacgacctcgacgacctggaatCATACTACCAACGCGAAGCTTTGTTGGTTCTCGTGCAAACCATCCCTTCGATCAGAACGTTGCGCAATTACCTTTTGAGCCACAAGGGATCGACGTTGGCCGATTGCCAAAATGTCTCGCGATCCGCTCTTGCATTGCTCCGGTGGATCGTTGCCTCTAATCGATCATTCATCGTACAAATTGATCAACCAGCGGACCTTGACGTTGGTGGAATCTCAGGAACTAACTCTCGACAACGTGAGCGCTTCGTTGGGATGGCTGACGACTGGATGCAGTTCCGCTTTGCACAGGGATCACCCGAAAAGGAGAATCGTTtcaaggaggagctggagtACCAGGGAAACCACCCTCACCCGACGCTTTTTGCCTGGCACGGCAGTCAGCTTGGCAACTGGCACAGCATTATCAGGACTGGTTTGGACTTCAAGGATACCCTCAACGGCCGCGCTTACGGCCATGGCGTTTACTTCGCCCGCGATTTCTCAGTAAGCCAGGGATACTGCAGAAATGGTAGATCATGCTGGGTCGGATCGGAGCTCAACCTGCTCGCAGCCATTAGTCTTTGCGAGATCATCAACCGCCCGGTCCATTTCAAGTCCATCGAACCATACTATGTGGTTGATAAGGTAGACTGGATTCAATGCCGCTACCTCATAGTCCAACGGAATCATTCGGCTGGATCACAGCCCCGGGATTCGGTTTCTACTTTGGAGACCGACTATGTCTCCCAGGACCCTGATCGACAAATCACGGGTATGGGAAACATTGCTGGGAAGGTCCCCGTGGCTGCGCTTCCAAGATGGCGTCAGATATCAGCTCCCTATGGGTCTTCGATGTCCAAGTCGATTGGGTTGGCAGACAACAAGCTTGACAATGAGCcagacgacctcgacctgaTGATCGCGCTTCGAGAGAACGGAGAAattgatgaagaggatgaaaAGACGGCCAAAGACTCTGACCCTAACAAAACGGAATTCGTTCCGGGCGCTCTTGATTATGAGCTGCTGCCCCAACTTCCTCCTCCCAGCTGGGCCTCCGACCAAGGAAGAAAGTTCGTGGGCGCGGAACTTAGCAAGTTGCAAAAGTTGCAAGCCAACACACCTTTTCACCAGCTCGGCTGGTACATCGACTTCGAAAACATCACGAACATGTTCCAGTGGATTGTAGAGCTTCACAGTTTTGAGAAGTCTCTTCCTCTTGCGCAAGACATGCATCGTCAGGGTGTCTCCAGCGTTGTTGTAGAGATCCGCTTCGGTCGTCATTTCCCGATGTCTCCCCCCTTCGTCCGTGTCATTCGTCCTCGCTTTGTTCCGTTCTCGGAAGGAGGTGGCGGACACGTCACGGGTGGTGGTGCCATGTGCATGGAGCTTCTCACCAACAGCGGCTGGAGTCCCGCCAGTAGCATGGAGAGCGTTCTGCTCCAAGTGCACATGGCCATATGTAGCCTCGACCCCTTTCCGGCACGACTTATAGGCAACAAAAAGGGCGACGTAAACGACTACAACATCTACGAGGCTATAGAAGCGTACAAGCGCTCCGCCAACGCTCATGGCTGGGAGGTCCCGGACGACCTGGAAATGACGGCGAATGCGTTGTGA